The sequence below is a genomic window from Ovis aries strain OAR_USU_Benz2616 breed Rambouillet chromosome 19, ARS-UI_Ramb_v3.0, whole genome shotgun sequence.
aaagtctttaaaattttttaattgaccaaaaaagagaaaggaaaaggaaagagaaaaaagaacaagaccCTTACCTCTTCCTTTGTGGCACTTTCAGGCACCCCATTTAATCGAATAAGCTTGCTTGGTTTCTCCTCACTTGGGCCAGTCCTATAATCTTGATCCTTGAATCCAAAGcaaaaaaacttatttcataaaaaaatacatgttattGTACAAAATGCAACAACATGAAATACAGGTACTCaggataaaaaaaatcaaaatgacttGCATCATATGAAGATATAAAAAGTTATAATTGTCTCTTTTTCTGAGTtccaaaatttgattttttttttttaagtgggatcTTACTgccccaaccaaggactgaacctggtcCCTGGCAGTGAAaaggcagagtcttaagcactaaaccaccagggaattccccccaaattttatttcaaatcatTAGAATATAAGTGTTCTAAGACCCATGCTAATTGCAGGAATTTTGAAATAgtaaagcagaaaatgaagagaaacaacACTGAAAGGGACTTTTacaaacagggggaaaaaaaaaatcaactagatttttaaaactagaattttcttttcctgaatgaGAAAACAGCACATAAATAAAATCAGATGTCATTTATCAAAGATGTTACCTATAAACAATCTTCAGAACAAAATCAAAAGGTGTCATCTGATGATATAACGTAACAGTACAAAATCAGAGAAATCTGCATTTTCCATATGCACAGAAGTCTCAGCTCTGATTCTCCTCCATTTCAAGTTATAAAAAGGGTTTAACCTTTGGGAAAAAAGTCTCCTACAACTACTTGACCACACCTACTGTCCAAGCATAATTACAAATAGTGTCCTCTTTTACTCTTGAAAGTGTCCTGACttgaataataaattatatggCCATCTAGTTCTAACATTCTCAAAATCCATTTTTTAACCAAATATCTAACCAGCTTGTCTTAGAATTACTGTCCAAAATAACAGAAACTGCAATAGAGATGGGTAACACCTATTTTTAAAGGTAATGTTTTCAATGTCCAACTGCAACATAATTCTAAGAttatatgtacattatatattaGACATACAGAAAATCAACATTTAAGTCAATTAAGTTAGCTTCAATATTTGCAACATTAACACTGCCTCCTCCTAACTAGGTATTTTCTATCTCTTATCCTACATATTCTCtaaatgattttaagaaaatgaaccCCAAACAGCCACAAGGCCTGACTACGTAAGAGACGAGAGAACCAACTCCCAAAGACAAATACTTTCTAACTAAATTATCCCACGGCATTTAAATTAGTACCATCAAGCGAGATAATGAAGAGATACACATCAAAAATATGATCTGAACTGAGGGCCCTTTCTCTAGAGATGTACACTCCACTTGTGACTATAAATCttgctttttaatggctgtataaAGTAAGACCCAGGACTAACGGACTCTATACATCATCCTTCAGAAAAGTCTTATGAAGAAGCAAAACTCAACAAAGCaatccagggcttccctagtggctcagtggtaaagaatccacctgccaatgcaggagatatgggttcaatccctgatctgggaagatcccacatgccacagagcaactaagcccattcatACAACTGctaagtctgtgctctagagcccggcaGCCctaactaaagagtagcccctcgctctcctcaactagagaaaagtccgcacaacaacaaagacccagcacagccaatcaataagtaaataaataaaaccttaaaagACAAAACAGTAGACCACTCTATTAACATACCTGAAGGTCCCGTTGGGCATCTTGGGAAGTTTTGCCCTCAGGAAAAGACTTGCTCTGGCCATAGCCAAATATTTGGCTTCCAGGCAGTCTGTGATCCACATCACAGTACTCCATGCTTCTGTAATCAGTGTCCTGACGGCCAAGAAAGTCCAGACCACCTTCTTCTTTAAACATATCAGCATCTGAGCTCTGTTGTTCACCTCCAGAATGCTGAGACTTGTCCTGGTCTTGAAGAGGACTTTGGCTGTTCTCAAAGTCTGGTGGAGATGCATGGTCAAAGGCTACaccttgtttttctccttctcccgTTTCTGAATGCTCATATTCTCCCTTCTGAATGCCAAAAGCAGGTCTTTCCGTTGTATGGTCATGTGCAGATTCTTCTCTCTTGTTCACATTCATACCAGAATGTTCTCTGTTTTGTGTGGAGGGCTGAACGTAATCCAAAATATCTGGATCCGCAGAGGGCATCTCCCTATCTTTAAATTCCATACAAGGTCCTCCTTCTCTGCCCCTAAAATCCTGATCAGTCCTGGATCGGTGTCTACCTCTGAAATCCGCATGTGGTATATTCCTGTCCCTAAAGTCTAGATCACTAGTACTTGAACCTCGGCCTCTAAAGTCCACTTGGGTTCCGTCTTTGTCCCTGAAGTCCAAATCAGATACATCTCTATTTCTAAAATCAGAACGGGACTGATCTCTGCCCCTGAAATCCAAGTCTGATAAATCCCTTCCCCTAAAATCTGCATGGGCTCCATCCCGCCCTCTAAAATCTAAGTCATAAGTGCCCCGGcccctgaagtcaggaggaggagCGTCCCTACCTCTAAAGTCACCAGTATGAGCCTCCCTGTCTCTGTAGTTCATGTGAGGTGTCTCCCTGCCTCTGTAGTCCAGAGAAGTACCGTCTCCACCCCGATAGTCCATAGGTGGCCCTTCTCTATCCCGAAGGTCCCCAGAATGGATGTCCCTACCTCTGAAGTCCAACTGTGATGAATCTCTGCTCTGGAAATCAGAAGATGAAAAATCTCCCCCCCTGAAATCATGTCCATGGCCCTCCCCTCCTCGATAGTCACCATGCTGTCCGTCTCTAGCTCCATAGCTGAAAGAATGCTCCTCTACATTTGCAAAGGGAGGCCCCGAATGCCCCTGGAAATCAAAGGGAAGTGAATCTCTGCCAGGAAAGTTGCCAGAGTGTCTCTCTTGAGCATGACTCttaaggggaggaggaggataaTCCCTGTTCCACCCGGGAGCAAACCTTTCTTCTTGGCTCCCACTGTAGAAACAAAGACAGTGTTATTCATATTGTCCAGAGAGTTTGAAATCTACACACCAGCATATTCTTCTCTAATCACAGCACATTCttctgtaaacattttttttttttttggcagagttCTGTAACAAGGTCCTAGATCTGCAGAAAACAGCAATGTTTTGCTATTTTAAGACGAAGTGGCGGAGTAAACTTTTAAGTTCCCATTTCAGAACACGAGGAAAGTCAACACAAGGTTTTCAACATGACTGCTGCAGAAAAAGCTTTCACCCAGTCCTGCAACAGGGAAAATCCGCAACACCAGATAAGCTAGCAATGGTGACACTCTACAAAAATTTCCATTTCCTACAGCCAGGGAGCTTAGAATTCCAAGATCAACACGATGATTCCTATATATCAGAAAAATCAATGCGCTATAAATTTTATACAGTAGGTTTCAGGATGTGTCTTCCTCATTGGTGCAAATAAGAGTAATATTCCAAAATATCTGATTGACAGCTACAGAGTGGACACCACCCAATCAGAACAGATGCAGGcccaaaatgaagaaaacactGGCTGTAAGCCACTAGTTGGAGTACGCTGGTGTTCACCAGCTGAGCATCACCCCTGGCTGCATCTAAACCCCAGTTCCACAGTGGCTCCGCCTAGAAGTGCTCTCACCTGGGTCCTATTATTAACTACTCAAGGGTATCTCAGAAGGCAGCATGAATCACGCCACACAGCATGTGTAAGTTGGCCAAACCAAGCAACAGCATCCAGGAGCTTAATGCTAAAAGGGACCTAGAGAGAGCATTAGGCTTTCATGCTTTATCCCCAGGTCCCAAATGAAGAAGCTGATTTTTTAGATTCTAATGCCTCATCTAATTTTTCATGGtaatacaatatattttaaaacacattattaAATTCACATTCTCAGTTTACAGAACTCAAGACATAAATGAGAACTGGCCCTATCTTTCACACTACCTAGCACCAGACCATTTTATATGTTTTGACTTTGGTAAAAGACAGGGAATTTAAATAGGCAATTAAGTACCTAGGATCTTGAGCTtgaaggggagaggagggcataaaaaaggaaaacaaaaaatgatcTGAATGGTTACCTGCTATTCAGCAGCAAAACAAAAGTATTAAGAGATCAAGTTCCTCTCAGAAAATACAGCTTCTATTATATGACCCTCTGAACTCAGACTACACTGCTATAGAAAGACTCAACAGACAACTGCTTCTGGGTCACTCAGTTCAAGAGCAACAG
It includes:
- the RBM6 gene encoding RNA-binding protein 6 isoform X3, which encodes MWGDSRSANRTGPFRGSQEERFAPGWNRDYPPPPLKSHAQERHSGNFPGRDSLPFDFQGHSGPPFANVEEHSFSYGARDGQHGDYRGGEGHGHDFRGGDFSSSDFQSRDSSQLDFRGRDIHSGDLRDREGPPMDYRGGDGTSLDYRGRETPHMNYRDREAHTGDFRGRDAPPPDFRGRGTYDLDFRGRDGAHADFRGRDLSDLDFRGRDQSRSDFRNRDVSDLDFRDKDGTQVDFRGRGSSTSDLDFRDRNIPHADFRGRHRSRTDQDFRGREGGPCMEFKDREMPSADPDILDYVQPSTQNREHSGMNVNKREESAHDHTTERPAFGIQKGEYEHSETGEGEKQGVAFDHASPPDFENSQSPLQDQDKSQHSGGEQQSSDADMFKEEGGLDFLGRQDTDYRSMEYCDVDHRLPGSQIFGYGQSKSFPEGKTSQDAQRDLQDQDYRTGPSEEKPSKLIRLNGVPESATKEEILNAFWTPDGMPVKDLQLKEYNTGYDYGYVCVEFSLLEDAIGCMEANQGTLMIHDKEVTLEYVPSLDFWYCKWCKASTGGHRSSCSFCKCPREEAKQELVTYPQPQKTSIPALSEKQASQPSRSADKESEPKKREEGQEPRLGHQKRESERYLPPRREGFTFRRDREKEPWSGETRQDGESKTIMLKRIYRSTPPEVIVEVLEPYVRLTTANIRIIKNRTGHMGHTYGFIDLDSHAEALRVVKILQNLDPPFSIAGKMVAVNLATGKRRNDSGDHSDHMHCYQGKKYFRDRRGGGRNSDWSSDVNRQGQQSSSDCYIYDSATGYYYDPLAGTYYDPNTQT